A window from Oceanithermus desulfurans encodes these proteins:
- the acnA gene encoding aconitate hydratase AcnA, whose protein sequence is MAYKDLFGTKKTLETAAGKVQYFDFTELEKQGLGAISKLPFSIKILLESVLRNAGTYGVSEEDVKNLAAWKPEPGEITVPLKLARVVLQDFTGVPAVVDLAAMRSAMERFGKDPGKINPQVRSDLIIDHSVQIDFFGTSYALAANVDKEYERNTERYTLLKWGQTSLDGFHVVPPGQGIIHQVNLEYLGQVVMRQQANGETYAFPDSLVGTDSHTVMINGLGVLGWGVGGIEAEAVMLGQPYYMLAPKVVGFKLTGELPEGATATDLVLTITEKLRKHGVVGKFVEFYGPGVGKLSLADRATIANMAPEYGATMGFFPVDEETLTYLRLTGRPAELVDLVERYTRAVGLFRDGEVEPEFSEYVELDMGTVEPSLAGPKRPQDRIPLGRMKEQFAEDLTKPATERGFGLAASELDRAVEVKREDEEFEVKHGSVVIASITSCTNTSNPSVLIGAGLLAKKAVEAGLSVEPWVKTSLAPGSRVVTDYLAASGLMPFLEALRFHVVGYGCTTCIGNSGPLPPDIAEAIEKGDLVAASVLSGNRNFEGRVNPHVKANYLASPMLVVAFALAGRVDVDLNEEPLGHDPNGRPVYLRDIWPSQQEIQETIRKTLDPEMFTREYAGVFEGDERWQGLPAPTGKIYAWDPDSTYIQEPPFFQDMPLEPEPPRDIKGARVLLKLGDSVTTDHISPAGAIPVDSPAGRYLIEHGVEPKDFNSYGSRRGNHEVMMRGTFANIRIKNLMLDGVEGGYTVKLPEGERMFVFDAAMKYKEEGTPLIVIGGKEYGTGSSRDWAAKGPALLGVKAVIAESFERIHRSNLVGMGVLPLEFTGGENAASLGLTGYETYDILGLEEGLAPHKVLTVRATKEGGQVVEFQAKARLDSEVDVDYYTNGGILQTVLRKLVREG, encoded by the coding sequence ATGGCGTACAAGGACCTGTTCGGAACGAAAAAGACGCTGGAGACCGCAGCGGGCAAGGTGCAGTACTTCGACTTCACCGAGCTGGAGAAGCAGGGGCTGGGAGCGATCAGCAAGCTGCCCTTCTCGATCAAGATCCTGCTCGAAAGCGTACTGCGCAACGCCGGAACCTACGGCGTAAGCGAAGAAGACGTAAAGAACCTGGCCGCCTGGAAACCGGAGCCGGGCGAGATCACCGTCCCCCTCAAACTGGCGCGCGTCGTCCTGCAGGACTTCACCGGCGTGCCCGCGGTGGTCGACCTGGCCGCGATGCGCAGCGCCATGGAGCGCTTCGGCAAGGATCCGGGCAAGATCAACCCCCAGGTCCGCTCCGATCTGATCATCGACCACTCGGTGCAGATCGACTTCTTCGGCACCTCCTACGCGCTTGCGGCCAACGTGGACAAGGAGTACGAGCGCAACACCGAGCGCTACACCCTGCTCAAGTGGGGGCAGACCTCGCTCGACGGCTTCCACGTCGTGCCCCCGGGGCAGGGCATCATCCACCAGGTCAACCTCGAGTACCTGGGCCAGGTGGTCATGCGCCAGCAGGCGAACGGCGAGACCTACGCCTTCCCCGACAGCCTGGTGGGCACCGACAGCCACACGGTGATGATCAACGGCCTCGGCGTGCTCGGCTGGGGCGTCGGCGGCATCGAGGCCGAGGCGGTGATGTTGGGCCAGCCCTACTACATGCTCGCCCCCAAGGTGGTGGGCTTCAAGCTGACCGGCGAGCTGCCCGAGGGCGCCACGGCCACCGACCTGGTCCTCACGATCACCGAAAAGCTACGCAAGCACGGCGTGGTGGGCAAGTTCGTCGAGTTCTACGGCCCGGGCGTGGGCAAGCTCAGCCTCGCCGACCGCGCCACCATCGCCAACATGGCGCCCGAGTACGGCGCCACCATGGGCTTCTTCCCGGTGGACGAGGAGACCCTGACCTACCTGCGCCTCACCGGCCGCCCCGCGGAGCTGGTGGACTTGGTCGAGCGCTACACCCGTGCGGTGGGCCTCTTCCGCGACGGCGAGGTGGAGCCCGAGTTCTCCGAGTACGTGGAGCTCGACATGGGCACGGTCGAGCCCAGCCTGGCCGGCCCCAAGCGGCCCCAGGACCGCATCCCCCTGGGCCGCATGAAGGAGCAGTTCGCCGAGGACCTGACCAAGCCGGCCACCGAGCGCGGCTTCGGCCTCGCGGCGAGCGAGCTCGACCGCGCGGTGGAGGTAAAGCGCGAGGACGAGGAGTTCGAGGTCAAGCACGGCTCGGTCGTCATCGCCTCGATCACCAGCTGCACCAACACCTCCAACCCCTCGGTGCTCATCGGCGCCGGGCTGCTCGCCAAGAAGGCGGTCGAAGCCGGCCTCTCGGTCGAGCCCTGGGTCAAGACCAGCCTGGCTCCCGGCAGCCGGGTGGTGACCGACTACCTCGCGGCCTCGGGGCTGATGCCCTTCCTGGAAGCGCTGCGCTTCCACGTGGTGGGGTACGGCTGCACCACCTGCATCGGCAACTCGGGCCCGCTGCCGCCCGACATCGCCGAGGCGATCGAGAAGGGCGACCTGGTGGCGGCGAGCGTCCTCTCGGGCAACCGCAACTTCGAGGGCCGCGTCAACCCCCACGTCAAGGCCAACTACCTGGCGAGCCCGATGCTGGTCGTCGCCTTTGCGCTCGCGGGTCGGGTCGACGTCGACCTGAACGAGGAGCCCCTGGGCCACGACCCCAACGGCCGCCCGGTCTACCTGCGCGACATCTGGCCCAGCCAGCAGGAGATTCAGGAAACCATCCGCAAGACCCTGGACCCCGAGATGTTCACCCGCGAGTACGCCGGCGTCTTCGAAGGCGACGAGCGCTGGCAGGGCCTGCCGGCGCCGACCGGGAAGATCTACGCCTGGGATCCCGACTCGACCTACATCCAGGAGCCGCCCTTCTTCCAGGACATGCCGCTCGAGCCCGAACCGCCGCGCGACATCAAGGGCGCCCGGGTGCTGCTCAAGCTGGGCGACAGCGTGACCACCGACCACATCTCCCCCGCCGGCGCCATCCCGGTGGACTCCCCCGCCGGCCGCTACCTGATCGAGCACGGGGTCGAACCCAAGGACTTCAACTCCTACGGCTCCCGCCGCGGCAACCACGAGGTGATGATGCGCGGCACCTTCGCCAACATCCGCATCAAGAACCTGATGCTCGACGGCGTCGAGGGCGGCTACACCGTCAAGCTGCCCGAGGGCGAGCGGATGTTCGTCTTCGATGCGGCCATGAAGTACAAGGAGGAAGGCACCCCGCTGATCGTGATCGGCGGCAAGGAGTACGGCACCGGCTCGAGCCGCGACTGGGCGGCCAAGGGGCCGGCGCTCTTGGGTGTGAAGGCCGTCATCGCCGAAAGCTTCGAGCGCATCCACCGCTCCAACCTGGTGGGCATGGGGGTGCTGCCGCTCGAGTTCACAGGCGGCGAAAACGCCGCCAGCCTGGGCCTGACCGGCTACGAGACCTACGACATCCTCGGCCTCGAGGAGGGGCTCGCGCCCCACAAGGTCCTGACCGTCCGCGCCACCAAAGAAGGCGGCCAGGTGGTCGAGTTCCAGGCCAAGGCCCGCCTCGACAGCGAAGTGGACGTGGACTACTACACCAACGGCGGCATCCTGCAGACGGTGCTGCGCAAGCTGGTGCGCGAGGGCTGA
- a CDS encoding metallophosphoesterase, translating to MSATARKFTRKVLALARLEGQHDYLERTVKLIPDLDVDALVLVGDLAGGGAKAEAYRKAFKILGQAPVPSFYVPGPRDAPVEEYLREAYNIEIVFPYLHGVHGSFAFAPGHVVVAGMGGEIVDRDQGREEVTRLAYPAWEVEYRLKVLRELKDYQKVFLFARMPAHKGLHEAGSEELAELIKTHNPRLVVAYDPGFDGSVLKHEWLGKSLVVAPGSLAEGDFTVVDLHEAKIETGNVR from the coding sequence ATGTCGGCCACGGCACGGAAGTTCACCCGCAAGGTCCTGGCGCTGGCCCGCCTGGAGGGCCAGCACGACTACCTCGAGCGCACGGTCAAGCTGATCCCCGACCTCGACGTGGACGCCCTCGTCCTCGTCGGCGACCTCGCCGGCGGCGGAGCCAAGGCGGAGGCCTACCGCAAGGCCTTCAAGATCCTGGGGCAGGCCCCGGTGCCCAGCTTCTACGTACCCGGACCGCGCGACGCCCCCGTGGAGGAGTACCTGCGCGAGGCCTACAACATCGAGATCGTCTTCCCCTACCTGCACGGGGTCCACGGCAGCTTCGCCTTCGCCCCGGGCCACGTGGTGGTCGCGGGGATGGGGGGTGAGATCGTCGACCGTGACCAGGGACGCGAGGAGGTGACCCGGCTCGCCTACCCCGCCTGGGAGGTCGAGTACCGCCTCAAGGTCCTGCGCGAGCTCAAGGACTACCAGAAGGTCTTCCTCTTCGCGCGCATGCCCGCCCACAAGGGGCTGCACGAGGCCGGCAGCGAGGAGCTGGCCGAGCTGATCAAGACGCACAACCCGCGGCTGGTCGTCGCCTACGACCCCGGCTTCGACGGCAGCGTGCTCAAGCACGAGTGGCTGGGCAAGAGCCTGGTCGTCGCCCCGGGTTCGCTGGCCGAGGGCGACTTCACCGTCGTCGACCTGCACGAAGCCAAGATCGAGACGGGCAACGTCCGCTAG
- the trpS gene encoding tryptophan--tRNA ligase: protein MKRVLSGIQPTGAIHIGNYLGAIKQWVEIGEQLGKDALFCIVDYHALTNPDAYDPKRLPQRTFEAALANIAAGLDPEKITLFVQSHVPEHTELSWIFTTQTPVGDLTRMTQYKDKSAKLKSVPAGLLMYPVLQAADILIYKADTVPVGEDQLQHLELTREIARRFNHTFGDTFPEPKALLNPKAPRVPGIDGAAKMSKSVGNTIELLEEPASIWEKLRTAPTDPARVRRNDPGDPDRCLIFKYHTYFSPPEVQEAVAGGCRTAGIGCVDCKKMLFDRMMEVLGPIQERAAELRRHPEAVEAALEDGAGRARALAQETMHEVRVKIGLYKPY from the coding sequence ATGAAGCGCGTGCTCTCGGGCATTCAACCTACCGGCGCCATCCACATCGGCAACTACTTGGGCGCGATCAAGCAGTGGGTCGAGATCGGCGAGCAGCTGGGCAAGGACGCCCTCTTTTGCATCGTCGACTACCACGCCCTCACCAACCCCGACGCCTACGACCCCAAACGGCTGCCCCAGCGCACCTTCGAGGCGGCGCTGGCCAACATCGCCGCCGGCCTCGACCCCGAGAAGATCACCCTCTTCGTGCAGTCGCACGTACCCGAGCACACCGAACTCTCCTGGATCTTCACCACCCAGACCCCGGTGGGCGACCTGACGCGGATGACCCAGTACAAGGACAAGTCGGCCAAGCTCAAGTCGGTGCCCGCGGGGTTGCTCATGTACCCGGTGCTGCAGGCGGCGGACATTTTGATCTACAAGGCCGACACCGTGCCGGTGGGCGAGGACCAGCTGCAGCACCTGGAGCTCACCCGCGAGATCGCCCGGCGCTTCAACCACACCTTTGGCGACACCTTTCCTGAACCCAAGGCGCTGCTCAACCCCAAGGCGCCGCGGGTGCCGGGCATCGACGGCGCGGCCAAGATGAGCAAGTCGGTGGGCAACACCATCGAGCTGCTCGAGGAGCCCGCGTCCATCTGGGAAAAGCTGCGCACCGCCCCCACCGATCCGGCGCGGGTGCGCCGCAACGATCCGGGCGACCCGGACCGCTGCCTGATCTTCAAGTACCACACCTACTTCTCGCCGCCCGAGGTGCAAGAGGCCGTGGCCGGGGGCTGCCGCACCGCGGGCATCGGCTGCGTGGATTGCAAGAAGATGCTCTTCGACCGCATGATGGAGGTGCTCGGGCCCATCCAGGAACGCGCCGCCGAGCTGCGCAGGCACCCTGAAGCGGTGGAGGCTGCCCTCGAAGACGGCGCTGGGCGAGCGCGGGCCCTCGCGCAGGAGACGATGCACGAGGTGCGCGTCAAGATCGGCCTGTACAAACCCTACTAG
- a CDS encoding thiolase family protein, with translation MSQDVYIAAWARTPIGRFGGAFKDTPPTQLGAHAMKAALERAGVSGADLDLYVFGNVLRAGHGQLLPRQAALAAGIPEQVDGYAVDMVCSSGMMAVMNAAMTIRAGEADLVLAGGMESMSQAAFALSARARWGYKFLLGSPEEVKDLLLYDGLTDPVTGEAMGEETERLIAEHGITRGELDEVAYQSHKRAAEATEAGVFKREIAPYELKTRKGTLTLEADEGIRPETTLDSLAALRPAFQKDGVLTAGNSSQISDGAAALLVASAEAVEKYGLEPVARLLGGSWAAGPTWRFPEAPVPAVKRLLDKLGMTLDDFDLIENNEAFAVNSVLFHRMLGIPYEKMNVLGGAIALGHPIGASGARIVGTLITALKARGGRRGLAALCHGTGGATAVAVELV, from the coding sequence ATGAGTCAAGACGTGTACATCGCAGCCTGGGCGCGGACCCCCATCGGCCGCTTCGGCGGCGCGTTCAAGGACACGCCCCCCACGCAGCTGGGGGCCCACGCCATGAAAGCGGCGCTCGAGCGCGCCGGGGTTTCGGGGGCCGACCTCGACCTCTACGTCTTCGGCAACGTCCTGCGCGCCGGGCACGGGCAGCTATTGCCGCGCCAGGCGGCGCTGGCCGCGGGCATCCCCGAGCAGGTCGACGGTTACGCGGTGGACATGGTCTGCTCGAGCGGCATGATGGCCGTCATGAACGCGGCCATGACGATCCGCGCCGGCGAGGCCGACCTGGTGCTCGCGGGCGGCATGGAGTCGATGTCGCAGGCCGCCTTCGCGCTCTCGGCGCGGGCCCGCTGGGGGTACAAGTTCCTGCTGGGAAGCCCGGAGGAGGTCAAGGACCTGCTTCTCTACGACGGCCTCACCGACCCGGTGACCGGCGAGGCCATGGGCGAGGAAACCGAGCGCCTGATCGCCGAGCACGGCATCACCCGCGGCGAGCTCGACGAGGTGGCCTACCAGTCGCACAAGCGCGCCGCCGAGGCCACCGAGGCGGGCGTCTTCAAGCGGGAGATCGCCCCCTATGAGCTCAAGACCCGCAAGGGCACGCTCACCCTCGAGGCCGACGAGGGCATCCGCCCCGAGACCACCCTCGACTCGCTGGCGGCACTGCGCCCCGCCTTCCAAAAGGACGGGGTCCTCACCGCCGGCAACTCCAGCCAGATTTCCGACGGCGCCGCGGCCCTGCTCGTCGCCAGCGCCGAGGCGGTCGAGAAGTACGGCCTCGAGCCGGTGGCCCGCCTCCTCGGCGGCAGCTGGGCGGCCGGCCCCACCTGGCGCTTCCCCGAAGCGCCGGTGCCTGCGGTGAAGAGGCTGCTCGACAAGCTGGGCATGACCCTGGACGACTTCGACCTGATCGAGAACAACGAGGCCTTCGCGGTCAACAGCGTCCTCTTCCACCGCATGCTCGGTATTCCTTACGAAAAGATGAACGTGCTGGGCGGCGCCATCGCCCTGGGCCATCCCATCGGCGCCAGCGGCGCGCGCATCGTCGGCACCCTGATCACCGCCCTCAAGGCCCGGGGCGGGCGGCGCGGTCTTGCGGCCCTCTGCCACGGTACCGGCGGGGCCACCGCGGTGGCCGTTGAGCTGGTCTAG
- a CDS encoding GAF domain-containing protein — MAALHDAEEAFVVLRLRDDDFELVHANRAFARRTGFDPRFDQPLPGARVYADPDHRSAIVARLRTGKRCQLRLPLTLEGRPRTVHSVFFPLKPPYYAGLLRELAPEQQMVQVFRSLERVKEALDRAPAEFYAAVLTSALESVPGADAGSLWILQGDRFVCTAQVGHTPELINFSVSFETELRWYGQGEAAMRQGTPRIITRRTIEAINSETEIASLNSERPLQANLLIPIVRKGEVYGTFNLDSVRNENAFTIESIEAGRLFAEEILGFLETERREQRLRGRLGLLERIVEINRIARRARSQGQLYLETLTALRRYIGSSHVTVFLLEEDGQVLRVVASTTPDLTAGMRIPRDRGASWIAIEERRAVHIHDIYKDPRVFHFGERRRGPVALLAAPLIDGSGEVVGVISANSRPHQGFGEGELAFFEASAEAIGMATERLKALGEATRRAEAYRKLIVLSTEIEVLENPDEIAERALRTILELTPFEAGVFYTLKGGKRLEPDVLVGDYPSRFPRIYEDHPVHLGEGLVGSTIAGRKGGAVHDYRDYPGALEPFVKIGTRSVLVEPLWVKGVPYGGLALLTFGQPAAPPAEARYLVQLTARRIERAFERIGHLTTLKEAREAMFRAFGVALERRDYETRGHTERVAQLSTRLARALGLRGGELEAVRWGAYLHDIGKLAIPDRILLKEGPLDEDEWALMREHTEIGFQMLEPIPFLPRSTRNIVRFHHERWDGSGYPRGLAGTEIPLEARLFAVVDVFDALANERPYKKSWAPREVARELRELSGRHLDPVIVDRFLQLKRPLRRG, encoded by the coding sequence GTGGCCGCGCTGCATGATGCGGAGGAGGCCTTCGTCGTCCTCAGGCTTCGCGACGACGACTTCGAGCTCGTTCACGCGAACCGCGCCTTCGCCCGACGGACCGGCTTCGATCCCCGCTTCGACCAGCCGCTGCCGGGGGCGCGGGTCTACGCCGATCCCGACCACCGCAGCGCCATCGTGGCGCGGCTGCGCACCGGGAAGCGCTGCCAGCTGCGGCTGCCCCTGACCCTCGAGGGGAGGCCGCGCACCGTCCACAGCGTCTTCTTTCCCCTGAAGCCGCCCTACTACGCGGGCTTGCTGCGCGAACTGGCCCCGGAGCAGCAGATGGTGCAGGTCTTCCGCTCGCTCGAGCGGGTCAAGGAGGCGCTGGACCGCGCTCCCGCCGAGTTTTACGCCGCGGTGCTGACCTCGGCCCTCGAGTCCGTGCCCGGAGCCGACGCCGGCAGCCTCTGGATCCTCCAGGGCGACCGCTTCGTCTGCACCGCCCAGGTGGGGCACACCCCCGAGCTGATCAACTTCTCGGTCTCCTTCGAAACCGAGCTGCGCTGGTACGGCCAGGGCGAGGCCGCGATGCGCCAGGGCACGCCGCGGATCATCACCCGGCGCACGATCGAGGCGATCAACAGCGAGACCGAGATCGCCTCGCTGAACAGCGAGCGCCCCCTCCAGGCCAACCTGCTCATCCCCATCGTGCGCAAGGGCGAGGTCTACGGCACCTTCAACCTCGACAGCGTCCGCAACGAGAACGCGTTCACCATCGAGTCGATCGAGGCGGGCCGGCTCTTCGCCGAAGAGATCCTGGGCTTTCTGGAGACCGAGCGCCGCGAGCAACGGCTGCGCGGGCGGCTGGGCCTGCTCGAGCGCATCGTCGAAATCAACCGCATTGCCCGCCGCGCCCGCAGCCAGGGGCAGCTCTACCTGGAGACCCTTACCGCCCTGCGCCGCTACATCGGCTCCAGCCACGTCACCGTCTTCCTGCTCGAGGAGGACGGCCAGGTGCTGCGCGTCGTCGCCTCCACCACGCCCGACCTCACCGCCGGCATGCGCATCCCCCGCGACCGGGGGGCGAGCTGGATCGCCATCGAGGAGCGGCGCGCGGTGCACATTCACGACATCTACAAGGACCCGCGCGTCTTTCACTTCGGCGAACGCCGCCGGGGTCCGGTGGCCCTGCTTGCCGCCCCCCTGATCGACGGCTCCGGCGAGGTGGTGGGGGTGATCAGCGCCAACAGCCGCCCCCACCAGGGGTTCGGCGAGGGCGAGCTCGCCTTCTTCGAAGCCTCCGCCGAGGCCATCGGCATGGCGACGGAGCGCCTCAAGGCCCTGGGCGAGGCGACCCGCCGCGCCGAGGCCTACCGCAAGCTGATCGTGCTCTCCACCGAGATCGAGGTCCTCGAGAACCCCGACGAGATCGCCGAGCGCGCCCTGCGCACCATCCTCGAACTCACCCCCTTCGAGGCCGGGGTCTTCTACACCCTCAAAGGCGGGAAGCGGCTCGAGCCCGACGTGCTGGTCGGCGACTACCCCTCCCGCTTCCCGCGCATCTACGAGGATCATCCCGTCCACCTGGGCGAGGGGCTGGTGGGCAGCACGATCGCCGGCCGCAAGGGCGGCGCCGTCCACGACTACCGCGACTACCCCGGCGCGCTCGAACCCTTCGTCAAGATCGGAACCCGCAGCGTCCTGGTCGAGCCCCTTTGGGTCAAGGGGGTGCCCTACGGCGGGCTTGCGCTGCTCACCTTCGGCCAGCCCGCCGCGCCGCCGGCGGAGGCGCGCTACCTGGTGCAGCTCACCGCCCGGCGCATCGAGCGCGCCTTCGAACGCATCGGTCACCTGACCACGCTCAAGGAAGCGCGCGAGGCGATGTTTCGCGCCTTCGGCGTAGCGCTGGAGCGGCGCGACTACGAGACCCGGGGCCACACCGAGCGGGTGGCGCAGCTCTCGACCCGGCTCGCCCGGGCGCTGGGCCTCCGCGGCGGTGAGCTCGAGGCCGTCCGCTGGGGCGCCTACCTGCATGACATCGGCAAGCTGGCCATCCCCGACCGCATCCTGCTCAAGGAAGGGCCGCTGGACGAAGACGAGTGGGCGCTGATGCGCGAACACACCGAGATCGGCTTCCAGATGCTCGAGCCGATTCCCTTCCTCCCCAGGTCCACGCGCAACATCGTCCGCTTCCACCACGAGCGCTGGGACGGCAGCGGCTACCCGCGGGGCCTCGCCGGCACCGAGATTCCCCTGGAGGCGCGCCTCTTCGCCGTCGTCGACGTCTTCGACGCGCTGGCCAACGAGCGCCCCTACAAGAAGAGCTGGGCCCCCCGCGAGGTCGCACGCGAGCTGCGCGAGCTCTCGGGCCGCCACCTGGATCCGGTCATCGTCGACCGCTTCCTGCAGCTGAAGCGCCCGCTCCGCCGCGGCTGA
- a CDS encoding DUF503 domain-containing protein — translation MKTYVGVFTARLETPWVGSLKEKRAVIRPVMERIKARFPVSAARVAGLNEHAWEQVGFSVVGGDAEWVNGVLDAVERFLYAAGEYRVVVLAREVLVFDGTLPAASER, via the coding sequence ATGAAGACCTACGTCGGCGTCTTCACCGCGCGGCTGGAAACCCCCTGGGTGGGAAGCCTCAAGGAGAAACGCGCGGTCATCCGCCCGGTGATGGAGCGCATCAAGGCGCGGTTTCCGGTCTCGGCGGCGCGCGTCGCCGGTCTGAACGAGCACGCCTGGGAGCAGGTGGGCTTCAGCGTCGTGGGCGGGGACGCGGAGTGGGTGAACGGGGTGCTCGACGCCGTCGAGCGGTTTCTCTACGCCGCCGGCGAGTACCGCGTGGTCGTGCTGGCGCGCGAGGTCTTGGTGTTCGACGGCACGTTGCCCGCCGCCAGCGAACGGTAA
- a CDS encoding flavin reductase family protein gives MAKLDPELRKRVLRKVLNGVFVMTTRQEERYSAALVTFVTQVSIEPPLYAVGVRKDSGLYEILQQSRRAVLHPLAKSQQQLAPAFFKATRVEDGRLNGLPFRLEDGLPVLAPLPWYFALETEGWHPGGDHAVWIARVTGVGVNDVPERDEDPLCMRDTPWSYGG, from the coding sequence ATGGCGAAGCTGGATCCTGAACTGCGTAAACGCGTGCTGCGCAAGGTCCTCAACGGCGTCTTCGTGATGACCACGCGCCAGGAAGAGCGCTACAGCGCCGCGCTGGTGACCTTCGTGACCCAGGTCTCGATCGAACCCCCGCTCTACGCGGTGGGTGTGCGCAAGGACTCGGGCCTTTACGAGATCCTGCAGCAGAGCCGGCGCGCCGTGCTGCACCCGCTGGCCAAGAGCCAGCAGCAGCTGGCCCCGGCGTTCTTCAAGGCCACCCGGGTGGAGGACGGCCGGCTGAACGGCCTGCCCTTCCGGCTGGAAGACGGCCTGCCGGTGCTCGCACCGTTGCCCTGGTACTTCGCGCTCGAAACCGAGGGCTGGCACCCGGGCGGCGACCACGCCGTCTGGATCGCGCGGGTTACGGGCGTGGGGGTCAACGACGTGCCCGAAAGGGACGAGGACCCCCTCTGCATGCGCGACACCCCCTGGAGCTACGGCGGCTGA
- the guaD gene encoding guanine deaminase: protein MILRASLLHAVGEGPLEARLEGWSDGGLFIESGRIADVGPFAEVRARHPEAPLRRLEGGLLLPGFVDAHVHFPQTGVIGALGLDLLDWLERVTLPAEARFADEAYARREAQTFLRALVRSGTTRALVFGSHFAPAQAALFEEAAALGFPLTSGLATGDRNLRPELHTTPERAYAENRALIERYHGQGGLRYAVTPRFALAASEALLEVSGALLREHPDLHLQTHLNENPREIEAVARLFPAAHDYLDVYDRFGLLGPRAVFAHDVHPNPRELERLAASAAWVAHCPSSNAFLGSGLFPMRAHLEAGVRFALGSDVGAGTRFSLLGEAMDAYKTQRLRADGVNLPAAALLWLATRAGAAALGQPGEAGGLEPDRSADLVWLRPPPGSTLEAVLAQADGPDRALGAAFALAREDAVAAVWIRGRLVYQRGMLQAE from the coding sequence GTGATCCTGCGCGCGAGTCTGCTGCACGCGGTCGGCGAAGGCCCGCTCGAGGCCCGCCTGGAGGGCTGGAGCGACGGCGGTCTCTTCATCGAAAGCGGCCGCATCGCCGACGTCGGCCCCTTCGCCGAGGTGCGCGCGCGCCACCCCGAGGCCCCGCTGCGGCGGCTCGAGGGCGGCCTGCTCCTGCCCGGCTTCGTGGACGCCCACGTCCACTTCCCCCAGACCGGGGTGATCGGGGCGCTGGGCCTCGACCTGCTCGACTGGCTCGAGCGGGTGACCCTGCCCGCCGAGGCCCGCTTCGCAGACGAAGCCTACGCCCGCCGCGAGGCGCAGACCTTCCTGCGGGCGCTCGTTCGTAGCGGCACCACCCGCGCCCTCGTCTTCGGCAGCCACTTCGCCCCCGCCCAGGCCGCGCTCTTCGAGGAGGCGGCGGCGCTGGGCTTCCCGCTCACCAGCGGCCTCGCCACCGGCGACCGCAACCTGCGCCCCGAGCTGCACACCACGCCCGAGCGCGCCTATGCGGAAAACCGGGCGCTGATCGAGCGCTACCACGGCCAAGGCGGCCTGCGCTACGCGGTGACCCCGCGCTTCGCCCTCGCCGCCAGCGAGGCGCTTTTGGAGGTGAGCGGGGCGCTGCTGCGGGAGCACCCCGACCTGCACCTGCAGACCCACCTCAACGAAAACCCGCGCGAGATCGAAGCGGTGGCCCGCCTCTTCCCCGCAGCGCACGACTACCTCGACGTTTACGACCGCTTCGGGCTGCTGGGGCCGCGTGCGGTCTTCGCCCACGACGTGCACCCGAACCCGCGCGAGCTCGAGCGCCTGGCCGCCAGCGCCGCCTGGGTGGCCCACTGCCCCAGCTCCAACGCCTTCCTGGGCTCGGGCCTCTTCCCCATGCGCGCCCACCTGGAAGCCGGCGTGCGCTTCGCGCTGGGCAGCGACGTGGGCGCGGGCACCCGCTTTTCGCTGTTGGGCGAGGCCATGGACGCCTACAAGACCCAGCGGCTGCGCGCCGATGGGGTGAACCTGCCGGCGGCGGCGCTCTTGTGGCTGGCCACCCGCGCGGGCGCGGCGGCGCTGGGGCAGCCGGGCGAGGCCGGCGGGCTGGAGCCGGACAGGAGCGCCGACCTGGTCTGGCTGCGGCCGCCGCCGGGCTCGACGCTCGAGGCCGTGCTCGCCCAAGCAGATGGGCCGGACCGCGCGCTGGGGGCCGCCTTCGCCCTCGCCCGCGAGGACGCCGTAGCCGCGGTCTGGATCCGCGGCCGGCTGGTCTACCAGCGCGGTATGCTGCAGGCGGAATGA
- a CDS encoding chromosome segregation protein ScpA, translating into MAIHLSFEGFAGTPEELQRALRSGRVAPRALPLLDLIEQALAQVAALELPERGALLPLLAELLERKLRALLRVEAEAEDEEAEGDGEALVGLLVELDEAVRFLMERAQARSYVWPVPAATLPRDRRVAPIAVASLYRYARRFVRPAALLPAVERFGVAEAWAWLQRRLAKAGRAWFSRLGLAAWSERTVAFAALLEGVRRGRVRLVQKRPYADLWIELEPEREERSA; encoded by the coding sequence ATGGCCATCCACCTGAGCTTCGAGGGCTTCGCCGGCACGCCGGAGGAGCTGCAGCGGGCGTTGCGCTCGGGGCGGGTGGCGCCGCGCGCGCTGCCGCTCTTGGACCTGATCGAGCAGGCCCTCGCCCAGGTGGCGGCGCTGGAGCTGCCCGAGCGCGGCGCGCTGCTGCCGCTCCTGGCCGAGCTGCTGGAGCGCAAGCTGCGCGCGTTGCTGCGGGTGGAGGCGGAAGCCGAAGATGAGGAGGCGGAGGGCGACGGGGAGGCGCTCGTCGGCCTGCTGGTGGAGCTGGACGAGGCCGTGCGGTTCCTGATGGAGCGGGCCCAGGCGCGCAGCTACGTCTGGCCGGTTCCCGCGGCCACGCTGCCACGCGACCGCCGCGTCGCCCCCATCGCGGTGGCCTCGCTCTACCGCTACGCCCGCCGCTTCGTGCGGCCGGCGGCGCTGCTGCCGGCCGTCGAGCGCTTCGGGGTCGCCGAGGCCTGGGCCTGGCTGCAGCGGCGGCTGGCCAAGGCGGGGCGCGCCTGGTTCTCGCGCCTGGGGCTTGCCGCCTGGAGTGAACGCACCGTGGCCTTCGCCGCGTTGCTGGAGGGCGTGCGCCGCGGTCGGGTGCGCCTGGTGCAGAAGCGGCCCTACGCCGACCTCTGGATCGAGCTCGAGCCCGAACGCGAAGAGCGCTCGGCCTAG